TTTATCAGTACGACCCCCTTTAGGATCACTATATGGAGTGAGAGGAGGGAATGCAGAGATAGAACGCAACACAAACTTGCGGCCACTTTTCAAGCTTGGTGAACAGGTTAACCTTGGTGAACCAGTTAAGCTTGGTGAACGGATTAAGCTTGGTGAACAGGTTAACCTTGGCTCTGGTGAGTGGTTCTGTGGAGGAGAAACACGTTTTTGACTTGGGGAACTTGCTTTCACAGCTTTGATGGGTGTTCGAGTGTCCTTCAGTATTTCAGGAGTGTCATCCTCCTGGATCTGACATAGCGTACTTTTGTCAGAGTCAGGCTCTTGGGGGTACTTGTTCACACCCAACCGTGGTAATGGAGTAACAGGTGAACCACGCCAACCATGGGAAGCAGCTGACGACAAGGAAACACTTCCAGGATGTAAACGACCCTCTGAAGCCTTTGCACTGCCTGCACTTTTGGATGAAGATGATGACGCTTTAGCCCTAGAAGACAGTATGTTTGGCAACGGAGTGAGATCACACAAATCTGTAAGTTCATCATGTCTTTGCAAAACTGGATTCGCGCTCCCAGCTATACTGCATTCTGATTCCAAATCACGAGTAATCACGTCTGATGTCCCTTGATCTGTTTTCAATTGTCTCTCGGATTCAGGTGACGGATCGTATCTGCTTGCTTGTAATCTAGATTTGGCCGTATCCTTTCCATGGCTGTGATCAAAACAAATAAAGCTAATTAATAACTGCAATTAAGCACAGCTTGACAAAGAAACAAGGTCAGCGCTGAAGTTTAAAAAAGGTTCTACTTAGTATGACTACTGTGAAAACCAAAATTGTATGCACGTACTTCGAGGACTGAAACATTGGGGTCAGAGGTGAGAGGTTATCTGGATTCGGTAGCTCTAGCTCTAGCTGCAACAAATTGCTTCTGTTTGCCATTTCCAGTTTATCACCTGATGAATCATCCCACTTTTCATCTTCAATCTTTCTGTATAACATTTCCCTAGATTCATCGTAACCTGTGGGGAGAAAACTATAGTTAAAAGAAATAGATAAATACAACTATGCAGACATTACCTTCAGAAACAAGGATGAGAAAAAGAATTGCTATCCTGGACTTCTGCTTCACATAAACATACCAACCTTTGCCTTCATGATGCATTAtcaaatattctttttttttttgcaggatttCGACAACTTCAAGTTATAAAATGATATtctagttttatttttcttttgctttgacGAGATTACGTCCCTGACAGAAGATTACAAAGTTTCAGTTTGCACATTACCACTATTACTAAGTCATATGTTGAAGTTCTCTTTGAGCTTCAATATGTTCTACATGACTTCTGATGGAAGAATAGTATATCTAAAGTTTCAATTCATCTATTGAAGACTCTAAATTCCAAGCCAGTCACATATTTAAGATTAACTTCTATCGACGGTGAACCTATAACACATAGTCTCATAGAATGAACAAGTGGCTGTATATTATGCTTAGGCAGAGTGGCCATAAATATCATCAAATTCATATGCATCACGAACCCCTTCAATACGATTACAGGTGTGGCTTCCGACATGCATGGGTCTACACAAACTAGTTTTTATTTGTTCAACATATATTTGCTTACAATCATATCTGAAACAATATTCTCATGAGGAGATGTTGCCACTTTATGTCTGTTCTCCTACAAAAAAAAACTTACTAAGGCAAGTTTTTGTCTTGCCTGCAATTTATGGTCGATACCATCTAATGTTGACATGGACTACATGGTATACCAGTTCACTAATTTCATATGTTCATTTCATACATATATTTTCCAaattaaaagatgaaaatatcGGTTGATGAAACCTCCATTAGACTGAAATCCACAATTCagagagaaacaaaaaaaactaaacaaaaatagGTACGCCAAAAGACGACTAACCTCCTCTCACCCCAAATGCGTTTTGACATCCCTCACATCGGCATCCATCAGAACATCCAACGCCAGCCTTCAAAACAGCAGATATTTTGAATAGAAATAATTCACACCCAGAATTAAAACTAACACATATGATAGAAAACTACAAACCTGATAGCATTCGCAATATTTTTTCAGACACTTGGACTTCTTACAGTTGCATCCTCTTTTATGCCTGCCTGAGGATGGTGTCACCTGGTTGCCGATTTCCTGCGGAAGTTATTCACAAGGATGGAGTTTTGCGTTCATAAAATGCAAAATGGTTATTACGTACTGGATAAATTTTGAGATAAGGAAACAAGTCCTACCTTATATGTCCCTAAAACTTTAGGTGCAAACGCATCTGGGTTGCGAGATTCAATTTGATGCCTGGTTGCAAGAACAGTTGCTTCATATTCAGGCTTGTTGAAGCACCCTACGCATGAACAAAAGTCCGAACAATACATTCCCGCAGCAAAACACTCGCAATAACTGACAGAAAGACAGCAAAAACAATGAAGCAAGCCACAgcacacaaaaataaaataaaatatgatggTTCCTAGTTAACGTTATTCACAGTCATTTTATCACGTACAGTTTCAAACATTTAGACTTCTTGCAGTTGCAACCCCTACAACCCTCACTACTGTCAATGCTTTGTGGTGTCTTCTTCCTGTTAATACCCATTCTCAATATCAGTGGCTTCGAAGAAAGGGTGCAAAAGAGACTAAAACAATCAGAATATCTATGTACCTTCTCTTTTTGGAGGGTGGTTCACTAAACTCCTCAAACCTGAGAGAGTTTTCTGAAGCAGTATTCCAACTGTCACATGGAGTCGCATGATCCACATTCTCTTCTTCAAAGTTGAGAACTTCATTCATAAGGTTCATATCACGAGAGGATGGGAAAGTGGCAGCACTTTCTCTGGCTGTAGCAAGACTACCTTGCTGATTATTATCTAAGGTATCCGAAAATTTACCAGTAGAAAGTGATGGATTCACTGAGCTATCACGCAAGTCTTGTTCAGTTATACATAATGTCTTTCGACTATGTGAAGATGAACAACTTTTCGCAATAAATTTTGAGCTAGCAGAAGTATTGACTATGCTATTTAAGTGCAATCCGATAGATGGCATGCGGACTTTTGCTGAAGAAATTACACTGTTTCGAGTGGATCTACCGACCTCATGGGTTTCTATTGTTGTAACTCTTGTGATAGTAAACTTCTTCGAAGTAATGCGTCGAGAAGTGTTGACTGGTTGGCTACTGCGAGAAGCTGATCTAGATTTTCGTTGCAATGGAGCCCCGATTTCCAAGTCTGTAGAACTTGCTGGCGACCTTGAATTGAGATCATTTGGTGCATTCCAAGAGCTGTTGCAGAAAGTATTACCCTGAGCTTGTGCAGTCTCAAACTGAAGGCATCGCCTAAGAGTGCCACGTTGTTGTTGATTGCCCTCCTACATTGAATATTTTTGTCATTCTACCACAATAAATCTAAAATTtaaattctaaatataaagacgaaaaataaaatgaaaagtcCTTCCCACTAATGTGAGTATACAGAAAAATATATAGGTCCTACCATCCAAATATTACAAGAATACAGTAACACTATAACATGATGCACCTATCAGCAAGCTTAGAAAAGAAGACAAAAAAAAGACCATCTTGAAATACTTAAGATTGGTAAAAGAACAATTACTAACCATTATGAGAAAGTATGTTATGCACTAAATATACAACCTGCTGAAACATAACGTATGAACAACAATTACTTTGCCAATAGGCAATGGATATAAACCCTCAACATCTTTTACAGCATTTTCCCACTCTAAACCAGCAATTACTTTGCCAATactcaataataataacaatatgaCTATAGCTCCCATATTCCATCATCATTCTTAAACAAGTAAAAAACCATTAAAATTAAAATGGGAAtagaacaaacaaacaaaaaaaatgacttCATGCTAAGCACCAGCCAAAACTTTCAGATTAACATATCTATATTGCAACCAAATAATGGATGTTGTACAGTCATTTCATCCTATAGATATCGTATTCGTATATATAGGCAATTAAACTATTCTAAAATCCAGATATGGAAAATGAATCCCCATAGGGATAGGGAAAAGCATTTTGCTGTCAAATTTCATTTATTTATCTAATTCTATTTAGAACAGAATCTTGTAGGAATCTATATTTGGAAATTGCTGACTAATTTGTGGTGAACTCAAATTCAATGTAAAAATGATGTAGGCAGGTAGCTAAATTAATGAAAACTGTGCGAGATTTCACACAACAGTTTAAAAGGTCAAGTACCATAAAGTCTAGCGAAGATAATCCAAGCATGGCATTCACAGAAAGGACAAGGACTTTAACTCCCAGAATAGTGGTCAGCAACAAGGGCTTGTGCAACTGAAGCAATGTGACTACCTTTTCTATAACTATGTGAACCAATTTTAACATACTcgacttaaaaaataaaataaacaggtTATTCAACAAGGTGGAAACAAGACTAAACATTTTGCTTTACAGAAACAACTAAGTTATCTGGAAGATCATTATGGTTCAGCAGTACCTCGCAATCATAGAAGACACTGCTCTCAACAGATCCATCATATGTTACTCCTTGAATTTCATCACGGTCATCGTGTGCCTGGGTCATTTGTAAAGACTCGCAAGGCAACTGACGAGTACATTCCAAAGCACTTTGTTGACTAACTTCGGCATCCTGCAAGCTATGGTGATAAAGACTTATGGAACAAGCAGGTCCATCCGCATCCGCTTCCACAGAAGTTGGCTCCATTTGGTTTGCTACTATAGCAGGTTGCTCTCCAGAGACAGGTTCGGTAACTAAATCAagttccaccagtgcatcaactATGTGAGACACACCCCTATGCTTGTATTTCAATACTGATAGATTTAACAACATAAAATGACTCACTTACCTAGCAAGTCTTCTTCAGCTGTTTCTAACAATGTATGTGATGCAACCGCTTCAGCCTCTGTATCTTTTGCTACAGGATCATTAGCAAGGTTCGCCAAATTCTCTTTAGAGCTGATGCAACCATGAGAGACATCATGGGCTTGATTCACAAGTAACTCAGTAGAGGCAGTAGAGTTCACAACATCAGCTTTGCCCACCACTACAGTATCAGCCAGGTATTCCCTGACAGAGCCTGGAGAACTACGGGGAATAGTTTGCTCAGAGTCCTTATTACATTCTTTGGATGAGCAAGAAGTTCGTCCATCACCAATTGATTTAGTAATAGATTGTTCAGAAGCAAATGAGCCATCTGCCTCCTCCTCGACTGACGGCTTCATTTTGGATAAAAGAACACATTGTGACCTGTAAAATATTCCCCCTCAACTATTTTACCAACCAATACAAAACAATCCTAATTCTCCAATATGAAATATAAACAAAACAGTACACACATtaagtaagaattgaatcaaatTACCCTTTTGAGAAACCAGTTTCTCTTTGTGGATTAATACGCGGTGACGTAAACACCGGAGATGGAAAATTATATTCTGTAAACCCTTGAGCAGCAGTTCGCGACTTCACCGGCTTTATTGGAGATAATGTACTCAGAAAATTAAAAAGAGGCGAGTCctgcaaccacaacaacaacaccaaaaaCGAAAACACAAAAATCTCAGGACATGAATCGAAATCAACGAGAATTTCACACATCCATGATCTGAAAAAAAAACCGTAAACCAGTCCACACTTAGTCCACTGGGAGTCCACTCAGGAAACTACTCATATGATTCATGAACGCAAAATCAAACAATTTCAATACTTCAATTTCAGATTAATAAAGATTTCAATCAGAAATTACACAGAAAAAACGGTTAAAATCGATACATACAGATCAGAATCGAACAAAAAACACAATAAAAAGAGGGCGGGGAGAGGTATTTACTTGAACAGGAGAAGGAGAAGTGATCTGAGTTCGTTCAGGAGAATCCATTGTTGAAAACCCTAACCCTATACTGCATGTTTTTTCCGCTGAAAACCGACtgataatataaaagaaaatcgGAGAAAattaattctttttctttttcttttttatttcggtTTTACAGTGGAGCGTTGAGATGGCGGATATTAAGAGTGAAAGCGGGAATACGTGTGTACCCGTTTTCCCGTATATTTGAAAACTTTATTTCTGCACACGTGGATATATAAAGAGGATGTATATTAGGGTGTTCTTGCATAAATTACTCCAGTGTTtttggtttttcttcattttgatTTCGAGTCATGGCCGTTACAAATTTATTGGTAATCAATGGCTTGCCAAATAAGTGAATTCATGTCATTGAAATGACTCCATGAGAATAGTGATAAGGTGGTGTATGTATTCATTGTATGTTTCTTCGTGGACATTCTGTTCACTTTTGAACGGTAAATCCGCGAGGTTAATTAGAATCGGTATATTTTATAAGGAGTAATTAAATGGCATTTCAATCTTAATTTTTGATTTAAATTTAGTAATTATGTGAAGAGGGACGATATTTTTTATCCCTGATTATTACTACAATGTCGTTAAGTATTTATTGGCAATGAATAGCTTGTTATTCATGCAGTTGGAATGATTTTCTACGAATTGGGATAGTGTGCGGAAAAAAATATTTAGTACATCATAATCACCCATGTTAGTCAAAATAAACGGTTAAAAACAAATCATACCACTTTCAGCGAAAATCAGCACATTTTTCATATGCCGGTAAGAAAAATGTGATTGCCTATCATCTTCATGACATGCATACCCACTCACATATATTATGTAAATTGTCATTTAAAATGCTAACTTTAAAAGTATGCTATGTGGCATCCGTGAGGCTCACGAATTGTCATGTTTGTCTGATAAAAGGTATCATATTTCCTCTCGACATGTCCATCTAGTATTCACCAAGGTTCGTACTTTCCCCTCATTGAAGATCCATAAATCTTTCATTTTTCGGAACTGTGGAGGCGGTTTTATACCCGTTGAAGGTCTTCCGCTATTTGAAATTTTAGTTTGCAATTTTCCTAAGTTGTAACTATCTTATTGATTTTATTTCCAGAAGCTTGATATTTATCGTTTAAGTCATTATACACTTTTTGGAGGGCTTGGGAAATTCGGTCTGCATTGTGCCACTCGCTCTTTGttgtatataattttttgttCAGAGATTTCATAACCTCGATGTAGTTGTACGTTCTTACCACCATCTTGATAGATATATTGTGCGGTGTTGTGTTGTCTTTACACTGGTGTATTGTAGATCATgcaattctctatataaaaatagagttttttcgagcgatgTGGTTAACCGaaacttctggttgattctgaccccgccatttattttatttggtaatatttatatattttctgGAAACAAAATTGGGTAGGATCTTTTGTTGCCCAAAAATATTTTTCacgattttttttcctcaaataaatctaacattcccaaaaatattggatataatatatatatatttcaatcattaaaatatatataaatttaaataaaattgCATCAAGAAACACGTTATTCATCACGATTCCATCATAAAATTAAATCGATCATAAAATATAAATTAGTAATGTCCATTGTCCAGTTACAATTGTCCAA
This DNA window, taken from Papaver somniferum cultivar HN1 chromosome 3, ASM357369v1, whole genome shotgun sequence, encodes the following:
- the LOC113355701 gene encoding protein tesmin/TSO1-like CXC 4, with product MDSPERTQITSPSPVQDSPLFNFLSTLSPIKPVKSRTAAQGFTEYNFPSPVFTSPRINPQRETGFSKGSQCVLLSKMKPSVEEEADGSFASEQSITKSIGDGRTSCSSKECNKDSEQTIPRSSPGSVREYLADTVVVGKADVVNSTASTELLVNQAHDVSHGCISSKENLANLANDPVAKDTEAEAVASHTLLETAEEDLLVTEPVSGEQPAIVANQMEPTSVEADADGPACSISLYHHSLQDAEVSQQSALECTRQLPCESLQMTQAHDDRDEIQGVTYDGSVESSVFYDCEEGNQQQRGTLRRCLQFETAQAQGNTFCNSSWNAPNDLNSRSPASSTDLEIGAPLQRKSRSASRSSQPVNTSRRITSKKFTITRVTTIETHEVGRSTRNSVISSAKVRMPSIGLHLNSIVNTSASSKFIAKSCSSSHSRKTLCITEQDLRDSSVNPSLSTGKFSDTLDNNQQGSLATARESAATFPSSRDMNLMNEVLNFEEENVDHATPCDSWNTASENSLRFEEFSEPPSKKRRKKTPQSIDSSEGCRGCNCKKSKCLKLYCECFAAGMYCSDFCSCVGCFNKPEYEATVLATRHQIESRNPDAFAPKVLGTYKEIGNQVTPSSGRHKRGCNCKKSKCLKKYCECYQAGVGCSDGCRCEGCQNAFGVRGGYDESREMLYRKIEDEKWDDSSGDKLEMANRSNLLQLELELPNPDNLSPLTPMFQSSNHGKDTAKSRLQASRYDPSPESERQLKTDQGTSDVITRDLESECSIAGSANPVLQRHDELTDLCDLTPLPNILSSRAKASSSSSKSAGSAKASEGRLHPGSVSLSSAASHGWRGSPVTPLPRLGVNKYPQEPDSDKSTLCQIQEDDTPEILKDTRTPIKAVKASSPSQKRVSPPQNHSPEPRLTCSPSLIRSPSLTGSPRLTCSPSLKSGRKFVLRSISAFPPLTPYSDPKGGRTDK